A part of Rhodothermales bacterium genomic DNA contains:
- the prfA gene encoding peptide chain release factor 1, with protein MINLDSLKRIKDRYQEIQALMSRSEVATDVARMTTLGREHVELKEVVEAIVHYEELLAEEHDLDEIIASDGDPELLELARDEHEQITGKIEEFEADLALMLVPKDPQDSKNAIVEIRAGTGGDEAALFAGDLFRLYSRFCEQNGWRMEVMASSHGAKGGFKEIIFGVSGSDAFGKLKFESGVHRVQRVPATESSGRIHTSAATVAVLPEAEEVDISLDPNELKIDVYRSSGPGGQSVNTTDSAVRITHIPTGEVVTCQDEKSQHKNKDKALRVLRSRLYELEREKLASERSEARRSMVGSGDRSGKIRTYNWPQGRVTDHRLEGDQKNHALERVIEGDLSEIIRALRTADSAERMANLTK; from the coding sequence ATGATCAATCTAGATTCGCTAAAGCGCATAAAAGACCGGTATCAGGAAATCCAGGCCCTGATGTCAAGGTCGGAGGTCGCGACCGATGTAGCCCGCATGACCACTCTGGGGAGGGAGCATGTGGAGCTGAAGGAGGTTGTGGAGGCCATCGTTCACTACGAAGAGCTGCTGGCCGAGGAGCATGATCTCGACGAGATCATAGCGTCCGACGGGGACCCCGAATTGCTGGAACTGGCGCGCGACGAGCACGAGCAGATAACCGGGAAGATCGAGGAATTCGAGGCCGACCTGGCATTGATGCTGGTTCCGAAGGATCCACAGGATTCGAAGAATGCGATTGTCGAAATTCGTGCAGGGACCGGCGGAGACGAGGCAGCCCTTTTTGCCGGCGATTTGTTCCGGCTGTATAGCCGCTTCTGCGAGCAGAATGGCTGGAGGATGGAAGTCATGGCATCGTCTCACGGCGCCAAGGGTGGGTTCAAGGAGATTATTTTCGGTGTGAGCGGTTCGGATGCGTTCGGGAAGCTGAAGTTTGAAAGCGGTGTGCATCGTGTGCAGCGCGTACCGGCGACGGAGTCCAGCGGCCGCATTCATACGTCCGCAGCGACGGTCGCCGTCCTTCCTGAGGCAGAGGAAGTCGACATCAGTCTGGATCCAAACGAATTGAAGATCGACGTCTACCGATCGAGCGGTCCGGGCGGCCAGAGCGTGAATACGACGGACTCCGCTGTTCGGATAACCCACATACCGACGGGAGAGGTTGTTACCTGTCAGGATGAGAAGAGCCAGCACAAGAACAAGGACAAGGCGCTCAGGGTGCTGCGTTCGCGTCTGTACGAGCTGGAGCGCGAGAAGCTGGCGTCCGAGCGCAGTGAGGCGCGCCGGTCGATGGTCGGAAGTGGCGATCGGTCAGGAAAGATCCGAACCTACAACTGGCCGCAGGGACGAGTCACTGACCACCGCCTCGAGGGAGACCAGAAGAACCATGCTCTCGAAAGGGTGATTGAAGGAGACCTCAGCGAGATTATCAGGGCCCTGCGCACGGCCGATAGCGCCGAGCGAATGGCGAATCTGACCAAGTAG